One genomic window of Gossypium hirsutum isolate 1008001.06 chromosome D11, Gossypium_hirsutum_v2.1, whole genome shotgun sequence includes the following:
- the LOC107928729 gene encoding uncharacterized protein, translating into MAHSRILEVTLLSAEDLLEVYKTMKTYAIVWVQPDRKLATGIDQTGGTHPAWNDKFSFRVDDKFLSSEEDAKIFVEIYAAAWVKDALVGCVNVNINDIFHLRSVTDSKINNNSTARTVTLQVRRPSGRPQGILNMEVSLVDSTMRSLPLLEEPIPKPTENDHHEDDESQNDKLNVNVNAKMTRSQSDRTELKMEDNSMERPVKDSTINGGFDASELDDKCNGSMVNGGSMVNGGSVCSTDVGPSASVVAAAIAHGLYKPPVNNQVQTKENLRIKEWTRKEREEEELEMKIERWETKIPPAATVSRKSIRGKKGKGGSTKLFSCFSNSFGIEISITCGGNEAQGGINGNGSNYKVYHLSDADDDYSQSIV; encoded by the coding sequence ATGGCTCATTCCAGGATCCTAGAGGTCACACTCCTTTCCGCCGAAGATCTTCTCGAGGTCTACAAAACCATGAAGACCTACGCCATTGTTTGGGTCCAACCCGACCGGAAACTCGCAACCGGTATTGACCAAACCGGCGGAACCCATCCTGCTTGGAATGACAAGTTCTCGTTCCGTGTCGATGACAAGTTTCTTAGCTCCGAGGAGGACGCTAAGATTTTTGTTGAGATTTACGCGGCTGCTTGGGTTAAAGATGCCTTGGTCGGATGCGTTAACGTTAACATCAACGATATTTTCCATTTACGCTCCGTTACCGACTCTAAGATCAACAACAACTCCACGGCTAGAACCGTCACGCTTCAAGTCCGCCGTCCCTCGGGCCGCCCTCAAGGGATTCTCAACATGGAAGTTTCCCTCGTTGATAGTACCATGCGTAGCTTGCCTTTGTTAGAAGAACCTATACCAAAACCAACTGAAAATGATCACCACGAGGACGATGAATCGCAAAACGACAAGCTAAATGTAAACGTTAATGCGAAAATGACCCGTTCACAAAGCGACAGAACCGAGTTAAAAATGGAAGATAACTCAATGGAAAGGCCTGTAAAGGATTCGACTATCAATGGTGGTTTCGATGCCAGTGAGTTGGACGATAAATGCAATGGCAGCATGGTGAATGGTGGTAGCATGGTGAACGGTGGCTCTGTATGTAGCACCGATGTGGGGCCATCAGCTTCCGTGGTAGCCGCCGCCATTGCACATGGCTTGTACAAACCACCGGTAAACAACCAAGTTCAGACGAaagaaaatttaagaataaaGGAATGGACAAGGaaagagagagaagaagaagagcTAGAAATGAAGATAGAGAGGTGGGAAACGAAAATCCCACCGGCGGCAACCGTATCCCGGAAATCGATCAGAGGGAAAAAAGGAAAGGGAGGGAGTACCAAGTTGTTCTCATGTTTTAGTAACTCATTCGGGATTGAGATTTCCATTACTTGTGGAGGAAATGAAGCACAAGGAGGCATTAATGGCAATGGCAGCAATTATAAAGTTTATCATCTAAGCGATGCGGATGATGATTATAGCCAATCTATTGTTTGA